One window from the genome of Thermus islandicus DSM 21543 encodes:
- a CDS encoding bifunctional ADP-dependent NAD(P)H-hydrate dehydratase/NAD(P)H-hydrate epimerase has translation MRLFTPEAMREADQKAVEMGYPSLLLMEWAGMKAARVYLEFFGKAPALVLAGKGNNGGDGLVLARHLFLEGVRVRVHAASGQAGDALLALQALLAHGVEVRPLEEAFFQEGEVVVDALFGTGLKGPLTGFYAGLVERVNQAGLPVLALDLPSGLPFSPHVRATATVAFAALKTPHLLKREACGRLYLAEIGLPKALLEREDLPEVATPEALRPLLPRRPLTAHKGSVGRVGVLGGYRGEDLRYAGAPLLAALGAYRMGAGLVHLVAPEGAPLEPLEAVFHPASRPTLPPLKVEALAVGMGGGPWGREWALEALKAGLPTVLDADALHLEVAEAYRKAGVPAVLTPHAGEAGRLLGLSPEEVAKDPLGAARALAQATGLAVVLKGNPTVVAEGGRLCVNPTGNPALATGGTGDVLAGAIAALLAAGLPPFDAARLGVFLHGLAGDLLAEEKGVGLLAREVAEALPRARRLLQEGRVPPGFFLRP, from the coding sequence ATGCGGCTCTTCACCCCCGAGGCCATGCGGGAGGCGGATCAGAAGGCGGTGGAAATGGGCTACCCGAGCCTCCTCCTCATGGAGTGGGCGGGGATGAAGGCGGCAAGGGTGTACCTGGAGTTCTTCGGGAAGGCTCCCGCCCTCGTCCTCGCCGGCAAGGGGAATAACGGCGGAGACGGCCTCGTCCTCGCCCGGCACCTCTTCCTGGAAGGGGTGAGGGTGCGGGTCCACGCCGCCTCGGGCCAGGCAGGGGATGCCCTTCTCGCCCTTCAGGCCCTCCTCGCCCATGGGGTGGAGGTGCGCCCCCTGGAGGAGGCCTTTTTTCAGGAAGGGGAGGTGGTGGTGGACGCGCTCTTCGGCACCGGGCTCAAGGGGCCCCTCACGGGCTTTTACGCGGGCCTGGTGGAGCGGGTGAACCAAGCAGGCCTTCCCGTCCTCGCCCTGGACCTGCCTTCGGGCCTCCCCTTTAGCCCTCACGTCAGGGCCACGGCCACGGTGGCCTTCGCCGCCCTCAAGACCCCCCACCTCCTGAAGAGGGAGGCCTGCGGCAGGCTCTACCTGGCCGAGATCGGCCTGCCTAAGGCCCTCCTAGAGCGGGAGGACCTCCCCGAGGTGGCCACCCCCGAGGCCCTAAGGCCCCTCCTCCCCCGGCGCCCCCTCACCGCCCACAAGGGGAGCGTGGGCCGGGTAGGGGTCTTGGGGGGGTACCGGGGAGAGGACCTCCGCTACGCCGGGGCACCCCTTCTCGCCGCCCTCGGGGCCTACCGCATGGGGGCGGGGCTCGTGCACCTGGTGGCGCCGGAGGGGGCCCCTCTGGAGCCCCTGGAGGCCGTGTTTCACCCCGCCTCCCGCCCCACCCTCCCGCCCCTCAAGGTGGAGGCCCTCGCGGTGGGGATGGGCGGGGGGCCGTGGGGCAGGGAGTGGGCGCTAGAGGCCCTAAAGGCAGGCCTCCCCACCGTCTTGGACGCCGACGCCCTCCACCTCGAGGTGGCCGAGGCCTACCGGAAGGCGGGCGTCCCCGCCGTCCTCACCCCCCATGCGGGGGAGGCGGGGAGGCTTCTGGGCCTTTCCCCGGAGGAGGTGGCGAAAGACCCCTTGGGGGCGGCCCGGGCCCTGGCGCAGGCCACGGGGCTCGCCGTGGTCCTTAAGGGAAACCCCACGGTGGTGGCGGAAGGCGGGCGGCTTTGCGTGAACCCCACGGGGAACCCCGCCCTGGCCACGGGGGGGACGGGGGACGTGCTCGCGGGGGCCATCGCCGCCCTTTTGGCGGCGGGGCTACCCCCTTTTGATGCGGCGAGGCTTGGGGTCTTTCTCCACGGCCTCGCCGGAGACCTCCTGGCCGAGGAGAAGGGGGTGGGGCTCCTCGCCCGGGAGGTGGCGGAAGCCCTGCCCCGGGCAAGGAGGCTCCTCCAGGAGGGCAGGGTGCCCCCGGGCTTTTTCCTGCGCCCCTAG
- a CDS encoding SIR2 family NAD-dependent protein deacylase, translating to MEGLAEARRRLARAERVAVLTGAGISKPSGIPTFRDAEGLWRNFNPLEYATPEAYAKDPEKVWAWYAWRIQKVRQAQPNPAHLALVELERRVLERGGRFLLVTQNVDGLHALAGSQNLVELHGNILRARCEACGKRFPLPEAFTPPPVCPGCGRRARPDVVWFGELLPEGAWEKAEKAFAQADFALVVGTSAEVEPAASLGRIAFASGAYLVEVNPEPTPLTPLAHLSLRMGAVEGMAALL from the coding sequence ATGGAGGGCTTGGCCGAGGCAAGAAGGCGGCTTGCCCGGGCGGAGCGGGTAGCGGTCCTCACCGGTGCGGGCATCTCCAAGCCCTCGGGCATCCCCACCTTCCGAGACGCCGAGGGGCTTTGGCGGAACTTCAACCCCCTGGAGTACGCCACCCCCGAGGCCTACGCCAAAGATCCCGAAAAGGTCTGGGCCTGGTACGCCTGGCGGATCCAGAAGGTGCGACAGGCCCAGCCCAACCCCGCCCACCTGGCCCTGGTAGAGCTGGAGAGGCGGGTTTTGGAGAGGGGAGGACGCTTCCTCCTCGTGACCCAGAACGTGGACGGCCTCCACGCCCTTGCGGGAAGCCAGAACCTGGTGGAGCTCCACGGGAACATCCTCCGGGCCCGGTGCGAGGCCTGCGGGAAGCGCTTTCCCTTGCCCGAGGCCTTCACCCCGCCCCCCGTCTGCCCCGGGTGCGGCCGCCGGGCCCGGCCCGACGTGGTCTGGTTCGGGGAGCTCCTGCCGGAGGGGGCTTGGGAGAAGGCAGAGAAGGCCTTTGCCCAGGCGGATTTTGCCCTGGTGGTCGGCACCAGCGCCGAGGTGGAGCCCGCAGCCTCCCTGGGGCGGATCGCCTTCGCCTCCGGGGCCTACCTGGTGGAGGTGAACCCCGAGCCCACCCCCCTCACCCCCCTGGCCCACCTTTCCTTGCGGATGGGGGCGGTGGAGGGGATGGCGGCCCTTCTGTGA